Proteins encoded together in one Rossellomorea sp. y25 window:
- a CDS encoding YlqD family protein has translation MNVIHTITIKQVLTVNSKDLLMKRYENQKFHLAKECDQLQFEMKKIERGKKYPSHKLSQHFERELNERAEKIKLLEFQIEQLNILPIGSELKEREVQGMMDIQVGDNWEEEALSKTIVVEDGIVKEIR, from the coding sequence TTGAATGTGATACATACGATTACGATTAAACAAGTGCTGACAGTAAACAGTAAGGACTTGTTAATGAAACGATATGAAAATCAAAAGTTTCATTTAGCCAAGGAATGTGACCAGTTGCAGTTCGAAATGAAAAAGATCGAACGTGGGAAGAAATACCCGTCACATAAGTTAAGTCAGCATTTTGAAAGAGAATTGAATGAACGTGCTGAAAAGATCAAGCTCTTGGAATTCCAAATCGAGCAGTTAAATATCCTGCCTATCGGAAGCGAACTAAAGGAAAGGGAAGTCCAAGGTATGATGGACATTCAAGTTGGTGACAATTGGGAGGAAGAAGCACTTTCTAAGACGATTGTCGTAGAAGATGGTATTGTGAAAGAAATTCGTTAA
- the rimM gene encoding ribosome maturation factor RimM (Essential for efficient processing of 16S rRNA): MEKWFNVGKIVNTHGVKGEVKIVSTTDFPEERYQKGNTLYLFQGQNNEPINLVIKSHRNHKSFDLLTFEGYENINEVEKFKEGILKVQEDQLQELEEGEYYFHEIVGCKVVTTEGEELGTIKEILSPGANDVWVVKGQRGKEHLIPYIEDIVKTVDIEKQLITIEPMEGLLS; this comes from the coding sequence ATGGAAAAGTGGTTTAATGTAGGTAAGATCGTCAACACGCACGGAGTTAAAGGAGAGGTAAAGATCGTCTCGACTACCGACTTCCCGGAAGAACGCTATCAAAAAGGGAACACACTTTATTTGTTCCAAGGTCAAAATAATGAACCGATCAATCTCGTGATTAAATCTCATAGAAATCATAAGAGCTTTGATTTACTGACCTTTGAGGGTTATGAAAACATTAATGAGGTTGAGAAATTTAAAGAAGGCATCTTAAAGGTTCAAGAAGACCAATTACAGGAACTTGAAGAAGGGGAATACTATTTCCATGAAATCGTTGGCTGTAAGGTCGTTACGACTGAAGGAGAAGAACTGGGGACGATTAAAGAGATTCTGAGCCCCGGAGCGAATGACGTTTGGGTAGTGAAGGGTCAACGGGGGAAAGAACACCTTATTCCTTACATTGAGGATATTGTGAAAACCGTCGATATTGAGAAGCAGCTCATCACGATAGAACCTATGGAAGGCTTGTTATCATGA
- the rplS gene encoding 50S ribosomal protein L19: MHKLIEDITKEQLRSDLPSFRPGDTVRVHVNIVEGTRERIQVYEGVVIKRRGGGISETFTVRKISYGVGVERTFPVHTPKIAKLEVIRRGKVRRAKLYYLRNLRGKAARIKEIR; the protein is encoded by the coding sequence ATGCACAAATTAATCGAAGATATTACGAAAGAACAACTTCGCTCTGATCTACCATCTTTCCGTCCTGGTGATACAGTACGTGTACACGTTAACATCGTTGAGGGTACTCGTGAACGTATTCAGGTATACGAAGGAGTAGTAATCAAACGCCGCGGTGGCGGTATCAGCGAAACATTTACAGTTCGTAAAATTTCTTACGGTGTAGGTGTTGAACGTACGTTCCCAGTACACACACCAAAGATCGCTAAATTAGAAGTTATTCGTCGCGGTAAAGTCCGTCGTGCGAAACTTTATTACCTGCGTAACCTGCGTGGTAAAGCGGCACGTATTAAAGAAATTCGATAA
- the trmD gene encoding tRNA (guanosine(37)-N1)-methyltransferase TrmD translates to MRIDVLSLFPPMFEGILGESILKKAHEKEAVSYNVINFREYADNKHNQVDDYPYGGGAGMVLKPQPIFDAVDALKSEQQSKPRVILMCPQGERYTQQKAEELAKEDHLVFICGHYEGYDERIREHVVTDEISIGDYVLTGGELGAMVVIDSVVRLLPGVLGNEDSPILDSFSSGLLEHPHYTRPSDFRGMKVPEELISGNHRLIDEWREKESLRRTYERRPDLLESYKLTDRQKAWIEEWRKSK, encoded by the coding sequence ATGCGAATTGATGTCCTATCTCTTTTCCCACCTATGTTCGAAGGAATATTAGGTGAATCGATACTTAAGAAAGCACATGAAAAAGAAGCTGTAAGCTATAATGTGATTAACTTCAGGGAATACGCTGACAATAAGCATAATCAAGTCGATGATTATCCGTATGGTGGAGGAGCAGGTATGGTTTTGAAGCCCCAGCCTATTTTTGATGCCGTCGACGCATTGAAGAGTGAACAACAATCAAAACCGAGGGTTATCCTCATGTGTCCCCAAGGTGAACGCTATACTCAACAAAAGGCTGAGGAATTGGCCAAGGAAGATCATCTCGTATTTATATGTGGGCACTATGAGGGCTACGATGAGCGAATCAGGGAGCATGTTGTCACAGATGAAATTTCGATTGGAGACTATGTTTTGACTGGTGGAGAGCTTGGCGCCATGGTGGTCATTGATAGTGTAGTACGCCTGCTTCCAGGTGTGCTTGGGAATGAGGATTCTCCCATTCTGGATTCGTTCTCGTCAGGACTCCTTGAACATCCCCATTATACCCGCCCGTCCGACTTTAGGGGGATGAAGGTACCGGAGGAGCTGATTTCAGGGAATCACCGTCTGATCGATGAATGGAGAGAGAAAGAGAGTTTGAGAAGAACCTATGAAAGAAGACCGGATCTATTGGAAAGCTATAAGCTCACAGATCGACAAAAAGCCTGGATAGAGGAATGGAGAAAGTCTAAATAG
- a CDS encoding KH domain-containing protein, which produces MKDLILTIVKPLVDHPDAVHIETDEGTNGITYKLSVHPEDMGKVIGKQGRVAKSIRTVVYAAAGSSQQKKIFLEIVE; this is translated from the coding sequence ATGAAAGATCTTATTCTAACGATTGTGAAACCCTTAGTTGACCATCCTGACGCGGTCCACATCGAAACGGATGAAGGAACGAACGGCATAACGTATAAGTTATCTGTTCATCCCGAGGACATGGGGAAGGTTATTGGGAAACAAGGGAGAGTAGCTAAATCGATTCGAACTGTGGTATACGCTGCAGCAGGATCTTCACAACAGAAGAAAATCTTTTTAGAGATAGTGGAGTAA
- the rpsP gene encoding 30S ribosomal protein S16, whose translation MAVKIRLKRMGAKKSPFYRIVVADSRSPRDGRQIETVGTYNPVAKPAEVKIDEELALKWLSNGAKPSDTVRNLFSKQGIMEKFHNAKNSK comes from the coding sequence ATGGCAGTAAAAATCAGATTAAAACGTATGGGAGCAAAAAAATCTCCTTTCTATCGTATCGTAGTTGCAGATTCTCGTTCACCACGTGATGGACGTCAAATCGAAACAGTTGGAACGTACAACCCGGTTGCTAAACCAGCTGAAGTGAAAATCGATGAAGAGTTAGCTCTTAAATGGTTATCTAATGGTGCTAAACCATCTGACACAGTTCGTAACCTATTCTCAAAACAAGGCATTATGGAAAAATTCCACAATGCTAAAAACAGCAAGTAA
- the fabG gene encoding 3-oxoacyl-[acyl-carrier-protein] reductase, producing the protein MNLEGKVALVTGASRGIGREIALELAREGCNVAVNYSGSEAKANEVVDEIKGLGREAIAVQCNVSDSDAVQAMVKETISQFGSVDILVNNAGITKDNLLMRMKEAEWDDVININLKGVFLCTKAVTRQMMKQRSGRIINISSIVGVSGNPGQANYVAAKSGVIGLTKTTAKELAPRGITVNAIAPGFISTDMTDQLPEDVRNEMLRQIPLSRFGDPKDIAKVVTFVASDSAAYMTGQTLHIDGGMVM; encoded by the coding sequence ATGAATTTAGAAGGAAAAGTTGCCCTGGTAACGGGGGCGTCCCGGGGAATAGGTAGGGAGATCGCTCTAGAGCTTGCCCGTGAAGGCTGTAATGTTGCCGTAAACTATTCAGGAAGTGAAGCGAAGGCTAATGAAGTCGTCGATGAAATTAAAGGTTTAGGCAGAGAAGCCATTGCCGTACAATGTAATGTATCGGATAGTGATGCTGTTCAGGCCATGGTAAAGGAAACGATTAGTCAATTCGGTTCAGTGGATATTCTGGTTAACAATGCTGGAATTACGAAAGATAATTTATTAATGAGAATGAAAGAAGCAGAATGGGATGATGTCATTAACATCAATCTAAAAGGTGTATTCCTTTGTACGAAGGCCGTTACCCGCCAAATGATGAAGCAAAGAAGCGGCAGAATCATCAATATTTCTTCGATTGTTGGTGTGAGTGGAAACCCTGGTCAGGCAAACTATGTAGCTGCTAAATCGGGTGTAATCGGATTAACGAAAACCACAGCAAAAGAGTTGGCACCCCGTGGCATCACGGTAAATGCGATCGCTCCTGGTTTCATTTCTACGGATATGACGGATCAGCTGCCGGAAGATGTGCGTAATGAAATGTTAAGGCAAATTCCTTTAAGCCGCTTTGGTGACCCAAAAGATATCGCCAAGGTAGTAACATTTGTGGCTTCCGACTCAGCTGCTTATATGACAGGCCAAACTCTTCATATCGATGGCGGAATGGTCATGTAA
- the rnc gene encoding ribonuclease III, translating to MRKQSRNKGITRYKNDGKFKTFQDEIGIQFNDEKLLKQAFTHSSYVNEHRRKPYEDNERLEFLGDAVLELTVSQFLFKKYPMMSEGELTKLRAAIVCEPSLVKFSIELNFGELILLGKGEEMTGGRERPALLADVFEAFIGAVYLDQGLDTVISILEKVVYPKINVGAFSHVMDYKSQLQELVQRGSAGMIEYSILEESGPAHNRQFISRVSLNDEELGIGKGRSKKEAEQQAAQKALEKLKQKLDAK from the coding sequence ATGCGGAAGCAAAGTAGAAATAAAGGAATAACCAGATATAAAAATGATGGAAAGTTCAAAACGTTTCAAGATGAAATCGGGATTCAATTTAATGATGAAAAACTACTTAAACAAGCTTTTACTCATTCATCCTATGTGAATGAGCATCGTCGTAAGCCTTATGAAGACAACGAACGCTTAGAATTTCTTGGAGATGCCGTCTTGGAACTAACGGTTTCTCAATTCTTATTTAAGAAGTATCCAATGATGAGTGAGGGTGAACTTACGAAATTAAGGGCAGCCATAGTATGTGAGCCATCCTTGGTTAAGTTCTCGATCGAACTGAATTTCGGCGAGCTCATCTTACTTGGTAAAGGAGAAGAAATGACAGGTGGTCGAGAAAGACCAGCACTACTCGCAGATGTCTTTGAGGCGTTTATCGGAGCGGTATATTTGGATCAAGGGTTAGATACAGTGATTTCAATCCTTGAAAAAGTTGTCTATCCAAAAATCAATGTCGGTGCTTTTTCTCATGTGATGGATTATAAGAGCCAGCTACAAGAACTAGTCCAACGAGGCAGTGCAGGAATGATTGAATACAGCATCCTTGAAGAAAGCGGGCCAGCCCATAATCGTCAGTTCATTTCCCGTGTCAGTTTAAATGACGAAGAATTAGGTATCGGAAAAGGTCGATCTAAGAAGGAAGCCGAACAACAAGCCGCACAGAAGGCTCTTGAGAAGCTAAAACAAAAGCTAGACGCTAAATAG
- the acpP gene encoding acyl carrier protein: MAEVLDRVTKIIVDRLGVDESQVTLEASFKEDLGADSLDVVELVMELEDEFDMEISDDDAEKIGTVGDAVNYIKANA, encoded by the coding sequence ATGGCAGAAGTATTAGATCGTGTAACAAAAATTATCGTTGATCGTCTAGGTGTAGATGAATCTCAAGTAACTCTTGAAGCTTCTTTCAAAGAAGATCTAGGAGCTGACTCCCTTGATGTAGTTGAGCTGGTTATGGAACTTGAAGATGAATTTGACATGGAAATTTCTGACGATGATGCTGAAAAAATCGGCACAGTAGGTGATGCTGTGAACTACATAAAAGCAAACGCTTAA
- the smc gene encoding chromosome segregation protein SMC, whose product MFLKQLEVMGFKSFAERISVEFVPGVTAVVGPNGSGKSNIIDAIRWVLGEQSAKSLRGSKMEDVIFAGSDSRKALNIAEVTLVLDNEDGALPIDYSEISVTRRVYRSGDSEYLLNKQPCRLKDIIELFMDSGLGKEAFSIISQGKVEEILNSKPEERRTIFEEAAGVLKYKSRKKKAENKLFETQENLNRVNDILHELEGQVEPLKIQASMARDYLEKKEELEKFEVALTVYDIEDLHKQWEKLSEEFEHHGKEELALSTRIQKKEAILTHTRDKIAALDESISNLQEVLLATSEELEKLEGRKQVLVERKRNSSSNESQLMQSIEETKDQIQQLTSEKEKGEMEFKSIDSDVKELKELLITKQNQFKHYNENIEDVIESFKSDYIEKLNQQASAKNEIQYLEQQLEQQSNRSGRLEAENEKYVIQREEFHLRHKELSKELQAQKEVIDEHIFFYREEQKKLESVKEKYEKQEKTLYQAIQFLQQAKSRKEMLEEMEEDYTGFFQGVKEVLKERDGQLTGIQGAVAELITVPKAYETAMETALAASMQHIVVDTEEDGRKAIAFLKKNQYGRATFLPMNVIKGKSIPDSQKNMLKGHSSFIGVGTDLLNYDQRFQMVISNLVGNVIITKDLKGANEIAKLIQYRYRLVTLDGDVVNPGGSMSGGTIKQKKNSLLSRKGELEEMKAKLTTMENQTEQLQSQVKSLKEESSFREKKLEEMRVKGERLRLKEQELLSQLRENELSQQNLDERLSLYDLEKKDFTSVKEKHDSRTKELRSSLDEIGEEITRLDLKISELTLQKNSERTSKDALLNEISDIKANLAARNEQLVNSRSQLKRVQETIVESKKRKATLQDDLEWLQTEMKDNFSGEEQLGMKAEECAIQKAETSNLISLRREERLELQHRVEDEELELKELKRQHKGLVGALRDEEVKINRLDVELENRLDHLRDEYMLSFEAAKSDYPLTIEVEEARKKVKLVKLALEELGTVNLGAIDEYERVKERYEFLVEQKNDLTEAKDTLYLVINEMDTEMIKRFDQTFTAIQVEFEGVFKALFGGGRAQLKLTDPSDLLHTGVDIVAQPPGKKLQNLGLMSGGERALTAIALLFSILKIRPVPFCILDEVEAALDEANVQRFSQYLKKFSDETQFIVITHRKGTMEEAHVLYGVTMQESGVSKLVSVRLQETKELLET is encoded by the coding sequence ATGTTCCTCAAACAACTAGAAGTAATGGGGTTTAAATCTTTTGCAGAAAGAATATCCGTGGAATTTGTCCCGGGTGTTACAGCTGTTGTTGGACCAAACGGCAGTGGAAAAAGCAATATTATCGACGCGATTCGCTGGGTGCTGGGCGAGCAATCAGCAAAAAGTTTACGTGGATCAAAGATGGAAGATGTTATATTTGCCGGCAGTGATTCGAGAAAAGCCCTTAATATAGCAGAGGTAACACTTGTCTTGGATAATGAAGACGGAGCCCTTCCGATTGATTACAGTGAAATCAGTGTCACAAGACGAGTCTACCGTTCCGGGGATAGTGAGTATTTACTCAATAAACAGCCTTGTCGATTGAAAGACATTATTGAATTATTTATGGATTCAGGTTTGGGGAAAGAAGCGTTCTCTATCATCAGTCAGGGGAAAGTGGAAGAAATCCTTAATAGTAAGCCCGAAGAACGACGAACCATTTTTGAAGAGGCAGCGGGCGTATTGAAGTATAAATCACGCAAGAAAAAGGCTGAGAATAAGTTATTCGAAACACAGGAAAATCTTAATCGTGTAAATGACATTCTTCATGAGTTGGAAGGGCAGGTAGAACCTCTTAAGATTCAAGCTTCCATGGCACGTGACTATTTAGAGAAAAAAGAAGAGCTGGAGAAGTTCGAGGTTGCCCTGACGGTTTATGATATTGAGGATTTACATAAGCAATGGGAAAAGCTCAGTGAAGAATTCGAGCATCATGGGAAAGAAGAACTTGCACTTTCCACGCGTATACAAAAGAAAGAGGCCATTCTAACCCACACCCGGGATAAAATTGCAGCTCTTGATGAGTCGATTTCGAATCTTCAAGAGGTGCTCCTGGCTACTAGTGAAGAATTGGAGAAGCTTGAGGGCAGGAAGCAAGTATTAGTGGAGCGGAAGAGGAATTCGTCTTCCAACGAATCTCAATTAATGCAATCGATAGAAGAAACCAAGGATCAAATCCAACAACTGACTTCTGAAAAAGAAAAAGGAGAAATGGAATTCAAGTCTATCGATTCAGACGTCAAGGAACTAAAAGAGCTGCTCATAACGAAACAGAATCAATTTAAGCATTACAATGAAAATATTGAAGATGTGATTGAATCCTTCAAAAGTGATTACATTGAAAAGCTGAATCAGCAGGCGTCAGCCAAAAATGAAATTCAGTACCTTGAGCAGCAACTGGAGCAGCAATCCAATCGAAGCGGCCGATTAGAAGCAGAGAATGAAAAATATGTGATTCAGCGTGAGGAATTTCATCTGCGTCACAAAGAACTTTCGAAAGAGCTGCAAGCGCAAAAAGAGGTAATCGATGAGCACATATTCTTCTATAGGGAAGAACAGAAGAAGCTTGAATCGGTTAAAGAAAAATATGAAAAGCAAGAAAAAACCCTTTACCAAGCTATCCAATTTCTGCAACAAGCAAAATCCCGGAAAGAAATGCTTGAGGAAATGGAAGAGGACTATACAGGTTTCTTCCAAGGTGTAAAAGAAGTCCTTAAGGAACGTGACGGTCAGTTAACCGGTATTCAAGGTGCGGTTGCAGAACTGATTACCGTACCTAAAGCATATGAAACAGCTATGGAAACTGCTCTGGCAGCCTCCATGCAGCATATTGTGGTCGACACTGAAGAAGATGGTCGTAAAGCCATTGCTTTCTTAAAGAAGAACCAATATGGCCGTGCTACTTTCCTACCGATGAACGTGATCAAAGGGAAATCGATACCCGATAGTCAAAAAAACATGCTGAAGGGGCATTCTTCCTTTATAGGAGTTGGAACCGATCTCCTGAATTATGATCAGCGCTTCCAAATGGTGATCTCCAACCTGGTTGGAAATGTGATCATCACAAAGGATTTAAAGGGTGCCAATGAAATCGCGAAGCTTATACAATATCGCTACCGTCTCGTGACTCTTGATGGGGATGTGGTTAATCCCGGCGGATCCATGTCGGGTGGTACGATAAAGCAGAAAAAGAATTCCCTTCTTTCCAGAAAAGGTGAGCTTGAAGAAATGAAAGCAAAGCTTACTACAATGGAAAATCAGACTGAACAGCTTCAGTCTCAAGTGAAATCACTCAAAGAAGAGAGCAGCTTCAGAGAAAAGAAGCTTGAGGAAATGAGAGTGAAGGGAGAGCGTTTGCGACTCAAGGAGCAAGAGCTTCTTTCCCAACTTCGTGAAAATGAATTATCCCAACAGAATCTGGATGAAAGGCTTTCCCTATATGACTTGGAGAAAAAAGACTTTACGTCGGTTAAAGAAAAGCATGATTCCAGAACGAAAGAATTAAGATCGTCACTCGATGAAATTGGAGAAGAGATTACAAGACTCGATCTAAAGATCAGTGAGCTTACTCTGCAGAAGAATAGTGAACGAACGTCCAAAGACGCTTTATTGAACGAAATCAGCGATATTAAAGCGAACCTGGCTGCGCGAAACGAGCAACTGGTCAACAGTCGTAGTCAATTAAAGCGGGTGCAGGAAACAATCGTTGAATCAAAGAAGCGAAAAGCGACTTTGCAGGATGATTTAGAATGGTTGCAGACGGAAATGAAGGATAATTTTTCAGGTGAAGAGCAGCTCGGGATGAAGGCAGAAGAATGTGCAATTCAAAAGGCAGAAACGTCAAATTTGATCTCTTTGCGACGTGAAGAGCGCTTGGAGCTTCAACATAGGGTTGAAGATGAGGAGCTTGAGTTAAAAGAATTGAAGCGTCAGCATAAAGGATTGGTTGGAGCTTTAAGGGACGAGGAAGTAAAGATCAATCGTCTTGATGTTGAACTGGAAAATCGTCTTGATCATTTACGTGATGAGTATATGCTTTCATTTGAAGCGGCTAAGTCCGACTACCCATTGACGATTGAGGTTGAAGAAGCAAGAAAGAAAGTGAAACTTGTGAAATTGGCCTTGGAAGAGCTGGGGACCGTCAATCTAGGTGCCATTGACGAATATGAACGAGTAAAAGAACGGTACGAATTTTTAGTTGAGCAAAAGAATGATTTAACTGAAGCGAAGGATACACTATATTTGGTCATTAATGAAATGGATACAGAAATGATCAAACGTTTTGATCAAACTTTTACGGCCATTCAAGTGGAATTTGAAGGTGTATTTAAAGCCTTGTTTGGTGGCGGACGAGCTCAGTTAAAGCTGACAGATCCATCAGATCTTCTTCATACCGGGGTCGATATAGTGGCACAACCACCTGGGAAGAAGCTGCAGAACCTGGGCCTGATGTCAGGTGGGGAAAGGGCCTTGACGGCCATTGCACTCCTTTTTTCAATCCTGAAGATCCGCCCTGTGCCATTCTGTATATTGGATGAGGTTGAGGCAGCTCTTGATGAAGCAAATGTGCAGAGATTCAGTCAGTATTTAAAAAAATTCAGTGATGAAACACAATTCATTGTCATCACCCATCGTAAAGGAACGATGGAAGAAGCCCACGTACTGTACGGTGTAACGATGCAGGAATCCGGTGTGTCCAAATTGGTATCTGTCAGACTGCAAGAAACAAAGGAATTACTTGAAACTTAG
- the ffh gene encoding signal recognition particle protein — MAFEGLADRLQGTIQKIRGKGKISEADVKEMMREVRLALLEADVNFKVVKQFVKKVSERAVGQEVMKSLTPGQQVIKVVQEELTNLMGGEQSQIAVAKRPPTVIMMVGLQGAGKTTTTGKLANLLRKKHNRKPLLVAADIYRPAAIKQLETIGKQLSLPVFSLGDQVSPVEIAKQAIEKAKEEHHDYVLIDTAGRLHIDENLMGELKEIKELSNPEEIFLVVDAMTGQDAVNVAQSFNEALGISGVVLTKLDGDTRGGAALSIRSVTEKPIKFVGMGEKMDALEAFHPERMASRILGMGDVLSLIEKAQANVDEEKAKELEQKMRTMSFTFDDFLEQLGQVRQMGPLDELLKMMPGANKMKGLDKLQVDDKQISHVEAIIQSMTGDEKIHPETINASRRKRIAKGSGTSIQEVNRLLKQFEDMKKMMKQMSGMQGKGKKKGMKFPFM, encoded by the coding sequence ATGGCATTTGAAGGATTAGCCGACCGACTGCAAGGTACAATACAAAAAATCCGTGGAAAAGGAAAGATATCAGAAGCGGATGTTAAAGAAATGATGCGTGAAGTTCGTCTTGCTCTTTTAGAAGCAGACGTTAATTTTAAAGTGGTGAAGCAATTCGTCAAGAAAGTAAGTGAACGGGCTGTCGGACAGGAAGTCATGAAAAGTCTTACACCTGGACAACAGGTCATTAAAGTTGTTCAAGAAGAGCTTACAAACTTGATGGGTGGCGAACAAAGTCAGATTGCCGTCGCTAAACGTCCTCCGACTGTCATTATGATGGTTGGTTTACAAGGTGCAGGTAAAACGACCACCACTGGTAAGCTTGCGAACCTGCTTCGAAAGAAACATAACCGCAAACCACTCTTAGTGGCTGCTGATATTTACCGTCCTGCTGCAATCAAGCAGTTAGAAACCATCGGGAAGCAATTAAGCCTTCCTGTGTTTTCATTGGGGGATCAGGTCAGTCCGGTGGAAATTGCAAAGCAAGCCATCGAAAAGGCAAAAGAAGAACATCACGATTATGTTCTGATTGATACGGCAGGTCGACTTCACATTGATGAAAATCTAATGGGAGAGTTGAAAGAAATTAAAGAACTCTCAAATCCAGAGGAAATTTTCCTTGTGGTGGATGCCATGACTGGTCAAGATGCAGTAAATGTTGCGCAAAGCTTCAATGAAGCTCTTGGCATATCCGGTGTTGTGCTGACAAAACTTGATGGTGATACACGTGGCGGGGCCGCATTATCCATCCGTTCAGTCACTGAAAAACCAATTAAATTTGTTGGGATGGGCGAGAAGATGGATGCTTTGGAAGCATTCCATCCTGAGCGTATGGCGTCACGGATTCTCGGTATGGGGGATGTTTTATCCCTCATCGAAAAGGCTCAGGCCAATGTGGATGAAGAGAAAGCCAAAGAACTGGAACAAAAAATGCGTACCATGTCTTTCACATTTGATGATTTCCTTGAGCAATTAGGTCAAGTAAGGCAAATGGGTCCACTTGATGAGTTACTCAAAATGATGCCGGGAGCAAACAAAATGAAGGGTCTGGATAAGCTGCAAGTCGATGACAAGCAGATCAGTCATGTAGAGGCGATTATCCAATCCATGACTGGTGATGAGAAAATTCATCCGGAAACCATCAATGCTTCCCGCCGTAAACGGATTGCCAAAGGAAGTGGAACTTCTATTCAAGAGGTAAACCGGCTTCTGAAACAATTCGAGGATATGAAGAAAATGATGAAACAGATGAGCGGCATGCAAGGAAAAGGTAAGAAAAAAGGGATGAAATTCCCATTTATGTAA
- the ftsY gene encoding signal recognition particle-docking protein FtsY: MSFFKKLKDKFTQSSDNVTEKFKDGLSKTRNNFTSKMNDLVARYRKVDEDFFEELEEILIGADVGFDTVMELIDELKLEVKRKNIQDTEDVQSVISEKLVEIYQGDREEDSSLNIQDNALTVLLFVGVNGVGKTTTIGKMAHMFKEQGKNVVLAAGDTFRAGAIEQLEVWGERVGVPVIKQAAGSDPAAVMFDAVQSAKAKKADILICDTAGRLQNKVNLMKELEKVKRVIEREIPGAPHEVLLVLDATTGQNAMVQAKTFKEATNVSGIVLTKLDGTAKGGIVLAIRNELEIPVKYVGLGEKMDDLQPFDAEKYVYGLFSNLVDKEEE, encoded by the coding sequence ATGAGTTTTTTTAAGAAACTTAAAGATAAATTTACACAGTCGAGTGATAATGTAACAGAGAAATTTAAAGATGGATTAAGTAAAACGAGGAACAACTTCACTTCAAAGATGAATGACCTGGTTGCCAGATACCGCAAAGTCGATGAAGACTTCTTTGAAGAGCTGGAAGAAATCCTGATAGGAGCGGACGTCGGCTTTGATACAGTGATGGAGCTGATTGATGAACTAAAGCTTGAAGTGAAGCGAAAGAATATTCAAGACACGGAAGATGTTCAATCTGTCATCTCAGAGAAGCTCGTAGAAATCTACCAGGGGGATCGTGAAGAAGACAGCAGCCTGAACATTCAAGACAATGCGCTAACAGTTTTATTATTCGTCGGGGTGAACGGTGTCGGAAAAACGACGACCATCGGAAAAATGGCCCATATGTTTAAGGAACAGGGTAAGAATGTTGTTCTTGCTGCAGGTGACACATTCCGAGCAGGAGCGATCGAGCAGCTTGAAGTATGGGGTGAACGTGTAGGAGTTCCGGTCATTAAGCAGGCGGCGGGAAGCGATCCTGCGGCGGTTATGTTTGATGCCGTCCAGTCTGCCAAAGCGAAAAAAGCAGACATACTCATTTGTGATACGGCAGGAAGGTTGCAAAATAAAGTGAACCTTATGAAAGAGCTTGAAAAAGTGAAGCGAGTGATTGAAAGAGAAATTCCGGGAGCTCCTCACGAAGTATTACTCGTTCTTGACGCAACCACAGGTCAAAATGCAATGGTACAGGCGAAAACCTTTAAAGAAGCAACAAACGTCTCAGGAATCGTCCTGACGAAGCTTGATGGTACAGCAAAAGGTGGTATTGTCCTTGCGATCAGAAACGAGCTCGAAATCCCTGTGAAATATGTAGGTCTTGGAGAAAAAATGGACGACCTCCAGCCGTTCGACGCTGAAAAGTATGTCTATGGCTTATTCTCAAACCTGGTTGATAAAGAAGAAGAATAG
- a CDS encoding putative DNA-binding protein has translation MLEKTTRMNYLYDFYQSLLTPKQRSYMSLYYLDDFSLGEIAEEYNVSRQAVYDNIKRTEAMIEEYEEKLLLFKKFQERNEILDQLRQKIEEPSIDSSHCLKLIDDLEILD, from the coding sequence GTGCTGGAGAAAACAACCAGAATGAATTATCTCTACGATTTTTATCAATCTTTGTTAACTCCTAAGCAAAGAAGCTATATGTCCCTCTATTATTTGGATGATTTCTCTTTAGGGGAAATCGCTGAAGAGTATAATGTTAGTCGACAAGCAGTGTATGATAACATTAAACGAACAGAGGCCATGATCGAGGAGTACGAAGAAAAGCTTTTATTATTTAAAAAATTTCAAGAACGCAACGAGATTCTTGATCAACTCAGACAAAAAATAGAAGAACCATCAATCGATTCTTCTCATTGTTTAAAACTCATTGATGATCTTGAAATATTGGATTAG